The Beijerinckiaceae bacterium RH AL1 genome has a segment encoding these proteins:
- a CDS encoding hypothetical protein (ID:RHAL1_03946;~conserved protein of unknown function;~source:Prodigal:2.6) yields MFEALKKFIADTAGRAEDDRGFAEDDYRLATAALLIHVANVDGKVDAAERLRLREIIDERFGLDAAATTRLLERAEQSDREAVDFFHFTNVLKRSLDDNGRQKIIEMMWDVVFADGEVTEFEENVVWRIAELLGVSTRDRVMLRQKVAEEPHAPPPDGPWSGTGKS; encoded by the coding sequence ATGTTCGAGGCGCTGAAGAAGTTCATCGCCGACACGGCGGGCCGCGCGGAGGATGACCGCGGCTTCGCCGAGGACGACTATAGGCTCGCCACCGCGGCGCTGCTCATCCACGTCGCCAACGTCGACGGCAAGGTCGATGCGGCCGAGCGCCTGCGCCTGCGCGAGATCATCGACGAGCGCTTCGGCCTCGACGCCGCGGCGACGACGCGCCTCCTGGAGCGGGCCGAGCAGAGCGATCGCGAGGCGGTCGACTTCTTTCACTTCACGAACGTCCTGAAGCGCAGCCTCGACGACAACGGGCGCCAGAAGATCATCGAGATGATGTGGGACGTCGTCTTCGCCGACGGCGAGGTGACCGAGTTCGAGGAGAACGTCGTGTGGCGCATCGCCGAGCTGCTCGGCGTCTCGACCCGCGACCGCGTCATGCTGCGCCAGAAGGTCGCCGAGGAGCCGCACGCGCCGCCGCCGGACGGCCCCTGGTCGGGGACCGGAAAGAGCTAG
- a CDS encoding hypothetical protein (ID:RHAL1_03947;~conserved exported protein of unknown function;~source:Prodigal:2.6) gives MEGLPCEAPAVQAFDSVWLGHFSGGYSHYLGPGEAIVLDWRDEKLCFQTKASCDRYMRVMRRDFHRPEGYFTCLPIR, from the coding sequence GTGGAGGGCCTGCCCTGCGAAGCGCCGGCCGTGCAGGCGTTCGACAGCGTCTGGCTCGGCCACTTCTCCGGCGGCTACTCGCACTACCTCGGACCGGGCGAGGCCATCGTCCTCGACTGGCGCGACGAGAAGCTCTGCTTCCAAACGAAGGCCTCGTGCGACCGCTACATGCGCGTCATGCGGCGCGACTTCCATCGCCCCGAGGGCTACTTCACCTGCCTGCCGATCCGGTGA
- a CDS encoding hypothetical protein (ID:RHAL1_03948;~conserved exported protein of unknown function;~source:Prodigal:2.6) — MKKIVCGGALIAALAVSAPAHATVDIQIDLATQHMHVQSASGTYDWPISSARAGYVTPTGTFAPQRLAEVYYSKKYDNAPMPHAIFFYYGFAIHGSYEVRHLGHPASHGCVRVAPANAAKLYAMVKQEGATITISGTPPGQAPYAAVADAGNTTKPAGILSFLGF, encoded by the coding sequence ATGAAGAAGATCGTGTGCGGCGGCGCCCTTATCGCCGCGCTTGCCGTTTCCGCGCCGGCGCATGCCACCGTCGACATCCAGATCGACCTCGCGACCCAGCACATGCACGTGCAGTCGGCGAGCGGCACCTACGACTGGCCGATCTCGTCGGCCCGCGCCGGCTACGTGACGCCGACCGGCACCTTCGCGCCGCAGCGCCTCGCCGAGGTCTACTACTCGAAGAAGTACGACAACGCGCCGATGCCGCACGCGATCTTCTTCTACTACGGCTTCGCGATCCACGGCAGCTACGAGGTCCGGCACCTCGGTCATCCCGCCTCGCATGGCTGCGTGCGCGTCGCGCCGGCCAATGCCGCCAAGCTCTACGCCATGGTGAAGCAGGAAGGCGCGACGATCACCATCTCCGGCACGCCGCCGGGGCAGGCGCCCTACGCCGCCGTCGCCGATGCCGGCAACACCACGAAGCCGGCGGGCATCCTGTCCTTCCTCGGGTTCTAG
- a CDS encoding hypothetical protein (ID:RHAL1_03949;~conserved exported protein of unknown function;~source:Prodigal:2.6), producing the protein MRPHSASRSSRIRLLLTTSLSLAALVAGSGAASALVHVQIDLTHQRMHVTSNEGDYDWPISSARSGFSTPGGSYAPTHMELMHYSKKYHMSPMPHAIFFRGGYAIHGTYETGSLGRPASHGCVRLSPGNAAALYSMVKAEGARIAISGRPPASLPFAVARHHRSRNAPAYASATPGETSDGYDGYYAPSRGTGYYAQPSYGLGTGFFSGFDQ; encoded by the coding sequence ATGCGTCCCCATTCTGCGTCGCGCTCGTCTCGTATTCGACTGCTGTTGACCACGTCTCTCTCGCTCGCCGCCCTGGTGGCCGGCAGCGGCGCCGCATCGGCGCTCGTCCACGTCCAGATCGATCTCACGCACCAGCGCATGCACGTGACGTCGAACGAGGGCGACTACGACTGGCCGATCTCCTCGGCGCGGTCCGGCTTCTCGACGCCCGGCGGCAGCTACGCGCCGACCCACATGGAGCTGATGCACTACTCGAAGAAGTACCACATGTCGCCGATGCCGCATGCGATCTTCTTCCGCGGCGGCTACGCCATCCACGGCACCTACGAGACCGGCTCGCTCGGCCGCCCCGCCTCGCACGGCTGCGTGCGCCTCTCGCCCGGCAATGCGGCGGCGCTCTACAGCATGGTGAAGGCGGAGGGCGCGCGCATCGCCATCAGCGGCAGGCCGCCCGCGTCGCTGCCGTTCGCGGTCGCGCGCCACCATCGCTCGCGCAACGCGCCGGCCTATGCCAGCGCCACGCCCGGCGAGACGAGCGACGGCTACGACGGCTACTACGCCCCCTCGCGCGGCACCGGCTACTACGCGCAGCCGAGCTACGGCCTCGGCACCGGCTTCTTCTCGGGCTTCGATCAGTAG
- a CDS encoding SAM-dependent methyltransferase (ID:RHAL1_03950;~source:Prodigal:2.6), with translation MPNRMLDMVLPAGASALRDITTPAVNFGATAQDYGRYRAGFPQSFFKRLFADGWVHEGEAVLDLGTGTGTIARGLALRGCHATGLDSEQHLLTEAARLDREAATGVSYVEGRAEDTGLPAQSFDLVTAGQCWHWFDRQRSVREVARVLRPGGRIVIAHFDWLAMRGNVVAMTEALINRYNPSWHLGNASGLYPPWLADVAEGGFEKLETFSYDTEVAYSHEAWRGRIRASAGVGASLAADEVARFDAELAQELARGWPQEPLRVPHRVWALKAEWPG, from the coding sequence ATGCCGAACCGCATGCTCGACATGGTGCTGCCCGCGGGCGCGTCGGCGCTGCGCGACATCACCACGCCCGCCGTCAACTTCGGCGCCACGGCGCAGGACTACGGGCGCTACCGCGCTGGCTTCCCGCAGTCGTTCTTCAAGCGGCTCTTCGCCGACGGCTGGGTGCACGAGGGCGAGGCCGTGCTCGACCTCGGCACCGGCACCGGGACGATCGCCCGCGGCCTCGCGCTGCGCGGCTGCCACGCGACCGGGCTCGATTCCGAGCAGCACCTCCTCACCGAGGCGGCGCGGCTCGATCGCGAGGCGGCGACCGGCGTCAGCTACGTCGAGGGCCGCGCCGAGGACACCGGCCTCCCTGCCCAGAGCTTCGATCTCGTGACCGCCGGCCAGTGCTGGCACTGGTTCGACCGCCAACGATCCGTGCGGGAGGTGGCGCGCGTGCTGCGGCCGGGCGGGCGCATCGTCATCGCGCACTTCGACTGGCTGGCGATGCGCGGCAACGTCGTCGCGATGACCGAGGCTTTGATCAACCGCTACAATCCCAGCTGGCACCTCGGCAACGCGTCGGGCCTCTACCCGCCGTGGCTCGCCGACGTCGCCGAGGGCGGCTTCGAGAAGCTCGAGACGTTCTCCTACGACACCGAGGTCGCCTATTCGCACGAGGCCTGGCGCGGGCGCATCCGCGCCTCGGCCGGCGTCGGGGCGTCGCTGGCGGCCGACGAGGTGGCGCGCTTCGACGCCGAGCTCGCCCAGGAGCTCGCGCGCGGCTGGCCGCAGGAGCCGCTGCGCGTGCCGCACCGCGTCTGGGCGCTCAAGGCGGAGTGGCCGGGCTAA
- a CDS encoding Cytochrome B561 (ID:RHAL1_03951;~source:Prodigal:2.6), translated as MKDITSASSVLYGTGSRRYEPGAQWFHWITAALVFTIIPLGWIFAEFKTKGNPPTSFEAPFPGAPGDYATAHKSIGIIIFALIIARFAFRLLNPPPALPGSMGGLTRLVSNASHWLLYLVLFCMPISGYIASSGGKHPISFLGLFDLPKLPVSHDIGEQAASLHVFAQWILLGLIALHLAGTAWHLFVRRDAILDRMLPRQANAE; from the coding sequence ATGAAGGACATCACAAGCGCCTCGTCCGTGCTCTACGGCACGGGCAGCCGCCGCTACGAGCCGGGCGCGCAATGGTTCCACTGGATCACCGCGGCGCTGGTGTTCACGATCATCCCGCTCGGCTGGATCTTCGCGGAGTTCAAGACCAAGGGCAATCCGCCGACGAGCTTCGAGGCGCCGTTCCCCGGCGCGCCGGGCGACTACGCGACGGCGCACAAGTCGATCGGCATCATCATCTTCGCGCTCATCATCGCGCGCTTCGCCTTTCGCCTTTTGAACCCGCCGCCGGCGCTGCCCGGAAGCATGGGCGGCCTCACCCGCCTCGTCTCGAACGCCTCGCACTGGCTGCTCTATCTCGTGCTCTTCTGCATGCCGATCTCGGGCTACATCGCCTCGTCCGGCGGCAAGCATCCGATCAGCTTCCTCGGCCTCTTCGACCTGCCGAAGCTGCCGGTCTCGCACGACATCGGCGAGCAGGCGGCCAGCCTGCACGTCTTCGCGCAGTGGATCCTGCTGGGGCTGATCGCGCTGCACCTCGCCGGCACCGCGTGGCACCTCTTCGTCCGCCGCGACGCGATCCTCGATCGCATGCTGCCGCGCCAGGCCAACGCCGAGTAG